The Rhodopseudomonas julia DNA segment AAGATCCAGGGCATCACCGAAGAGATCATGCAGGTTGCGCTCGACCAGGCAAAAGACGGCCGCATGCACATCCTCGGCGAGATGTCGAAGGCGTTGACGCAGGCCCGTCCGGAACTCGGCGAATATGCGCCCCGCATCGAGACCCTGAAGATCCCGGTCGACAAGATCCGCGAAGTCATCGGTTCCGGCGGCAAGGTGATCCGCGAGATCGTCGAGAAGACCGGTGCCAAGGTCGATATCTCCGACGATGGAACTGTCAAGGTCGCTTCGCCGAACGGCGAATCGATCCGCGCGGCCATCAAGTGGATCCGCTCCATCACGGACGACCCGGAAGTGGGTGCGATCTATCGTGGCACCGTGGTGAAGACCGTCGATTTCGGCGCCTTCGTCAACTTCTTCGGCTCCAAGGACGGGCTGGTGCATATTTCCCAGCTCAACAACGGCCGCCCCGCCAAGGTGACCGACGTCGTCAAGGAAGGCGATGAGGTCTATGTGAAGCTCATGGGCTTCGACGAGCGCGGCAAGGTGCGTCTGTCCATGAAGGTCGTGGACCAGGAGACCGGCGAGCCGATCGAGCCGGAAGCCGCCTGATCGGTCTGGCAGAGAAAAACAGGAAAGGGCGCCCGCGAGGCGCCCTTTTCTTTTCGGCCTCACCACGCCTTCCGGCGGACGAGCCTCCAGCGCACTCAGAAAGCCCGAGATCGTTCAGCCGTTGGCGACGAGCCGGATGTTGCGCCCGCCGCCGCGTGTGGGGCCGGGCCCGGGAGTGGCCGCCCCGCCCACAACGCCATCCGCAGCGGTGTCCGCAGTCGTGTCCATACCTCCGCGGCCGCGCGCGGCCGTCGCGAGCGCCTCTTGCCCGATTACCTCTTCGACGGTGACGGGCGCGCCAAAGAAATAGCCCTGGGCGAGGTTGCAACCGCTCTCGCGCAGGAGATCACGATGCGCCTCGTTCTCAACCCCCTCTCCCACGACCGCCATACCGAGCGATTGGCCGAGGCGGCATACGGCGGACACGACTGCGCGTGCCTTTTGCGGATCGGAGATACGCGACAGGAACGTACGATCGAGCTTGATCTTGTCGAAGGGATAGCGAGAGAGAAGGCCAAGACTCGAGGTTCCGACGCCGAAATTGTCGAGGACGAGGGAGACCCCGGCTTCGCGCAGCCTTTCAAGCCGCGAAAAGGCCGCCTCTTCTCCGCGTCCGAGAATGCTTTCGTTGACCTCGATTTCGATCCGGTTGGGCGCGATATCTGAGTTCGCCAAGGCTTCGGCAATGTAGGTTTCCGTGCCATCGCGCTGCAGCTGCGCGGCCGAGAGATTGACCGCGACGCGCACACCGGGGGGCAAGGCACGACAATCGCGGGCGACCTGGCGGATCACCCATTCGCCCATCGGGATGATCAGGCCCGTCTCCTCGGCAACCGACAGGAACATCGATGTCGGGACGAGATTCTCATTGGTGAGCTTCCAGCGCAGAAGCGCCTCGTAGCAGACGACCTCGCCGCTCTTCAGATCATATTGCGGCTGATAGAGGAGGGTGAAGAGGTCGTTCTGGATGGCGTAGCGCAAGCCGTCTTCCAGGGTTTCGCGCGAGCGCTGGTCCTCTGCCATCTTCGGGTCGAAGAAACGCCAGGTCTGCCTGCCTCCCGCCTTGGCCCGGTAGAGAGCGAAATCGGCGTTTCGGATCAGCGTCTTGGCGGTATCGCCATTGTCCGGCCCGACGGTGATGCCGATCGAGCAGCCGATGGTGATTTCGTGGCCTTCGATGCGAAACGGCTGTTCGATCAACCGGATCATGCGATCGGCGAGCGCCGGCAGAGCGTGATTGTCGGGGACGACAGGGACGATGACGGCAAATTCATCGCCGGACAGCCGACAAAGCAGATCTTCGTCCCGCAGCGAGTTCTTCAAACGCTCCGCCGTCGCGCGCAAGAGATTGTCGCCGACCGGATGACCGAGCGTATCGTTGATGCTCTTGAAGCCGTCCAGGTCGAGGATCAGAAGGCCGATCTTGTGGCTCTTTTCGGAAGCCTTGGCGAGCATCTCCCCCAGGCTCTGTTCGAATTTCTTCCGATTGCCGAGCCCGGTCAGCTCATCGTGCATGGCGAGGTAGACGAGATCCTGTTTCTCGCGCTGCATTTGCTGCGTGCGGTAGGTGTAGCCCGCCATGAAGGAGAAGAACGTCACAACGGCGATGCCGGTCAGATAGACGAGCTGGCGGTTGAACGTCGTCAGGAGCTGGGACGCCTCAAATGTCTGGTCGAAGCGGACGGCGACCTGGCGCCCCTCGGGAGTGACCGGAAAAACGACCCAGGTCGCAAAATAGGGCGAAAGAAACAGGGATTCGTCGACAGCGTGAACCGAACGCTGCGGGTTCCCTGGGTGGCTCCCCGCCGTCTCCAGGATCGGCCGAAGCTCTTTTTCGGAGCGGCCTTCGTCGCCGACCACTGTCACGATGCCCGCCTGCGGATCACCGACGGCCAGTGTATCGATCGCAAAGGAGCGCAAAAGCGGTGCGTTGAGCGCTTCGGAGCGCCCGTCGAGGAGACCGTCCAGGCCGCTTCGGCCGTGGCGCGCACTCTCATACCAGGCCGTGGCGACAAGTGCCGCCTCGTTCTTCAGAACGGAACGGATCTGGTAGTGGCCGACAAGGAACATGCCGACGACGACGCTGACGGCAATGAGGACCGCAAGAAGCGGAGAGACTAGCCTCTTGCCGATCAGACGCATGCTCAATCCCCGTCGCTGCGATGGCTGCGCCATCCGATCGTCGGGAAGCTAGGTCACTGCGCTTAGAGAAGCGTAAATGGAGGACGAGACACGTTGTGGGAAACGGGGATAGAGGCGCGGCGAAATGGCAAACCGGCTAAATCTCTCGTGCGAAAAGCAGCCTATTCCGAGGCCGCTTCCTCATCGATGATATCTTCTTCCCGCTTCAACATCTCCAGACGGGGCATGGAAACGGTGCTGTAGCCGGAATCGACAAAATGGATCTCGCCCGTGACCGCTGCCGAAAGATCGCTCAACAGATAAAGCGCGGCACCGCCCACGTCGGAGATCGTCACGGCTCGACGCAGCGGCGAATTGGCCCGCTGATAGTTGAACATGAGCCGCGCATCGGAGACGCCCGAGCCGGCGAGCGTGCGCACCGGGCCTGCCGAAATCGCATTCACGCGAATGCCATCCGTGCCAAAATCGCTCGCAAGATAGCGCACCGAGGCCTCGAGCCCCGCCTTGGCGACGCCCATGACATTGTAATTCGGCATGACCCGGGTGGAGCCCGCATAGGTCAGGGTGAGCGCCGAGGCGCCCGGCGACATCAGCGGCGCAGCCCGGCGCATAATATCGGTGAAGGAGAAACACGAGATCACCATCGTGCGCACGAAATTGTCGCGCGAGGTATCCACGAAACGGCCCTTGAGCTCGGCGCGGTTGGAAAACGCGATGGCGTGGACGAGGAAGTCGAGCCGTCCCCAATCATCTGCGATCTTCGAGAACACGCCGTCCATGGAGGCGTCGTCCTCGACGTCGCAAGGATAGACGCGGGTCGAGCCAACGCTCTCGGCCAGCGGTTTCACACGGCGGCCGAACTGTTCGCCCTGATAGGTGAAAGCGAGCTCCCCGCCATGTTCGGCAACCGCCTTGGCGATGCCCCAGGCGATCGAATGATCATTGGCGACACCCATGACGAGGCCGCGCTTGCCTTCCATCAGGCCTTTTATGTGAGACATCAGGAACCGAGCCGTTGAAACACCAAAGTGGCATTGGTGCCGCCAAAGCCGAAGGAATTCGACAAGGCTGTGTTGATCTCCACGCCGTCGCGCCGTTCGCGCAGAATCGGCATGTCGGCGAAGGCGGGATCCATCTCCTCGATATGAGCACTCTCGCAGATGAAACCGTTTTGCATCATGAGAAGCGTGTAGATCGCTTCCTGCACCCCCGTGGCGCCTTGCGAATGGCCGGTCAGTGACTTTGTCGCCGCGATCGGCGGACATGCGTCGCCTGAGCCGAACACCTCGCGGATCGCCTCGATCTCCTTGAGGTCGCCGACCGGCGTCGAGGTGGCGTGCGGGTTGATGTAGTCGATCTTCTCGCCGACGTTCTGAAGGGCCATACGCATGCAGCGGATCGCCCCCTCGCCACTCGGCGCGACCATATCGACACCATCGGAGGTGGCGCCGTAGCCGACAATCTCCGCATAGATCCTGGCGCCTCGCGCCTTGGCGTGCTCAAGCTCCTCGAGCACGAGAACGCCCGCACCGGCGCTGATGACGAAACCGTCGCGGTTCTTGTCGTAAGCACGCGAGGCAATGGCCGGACGGTCGTTGTACTTCGTGGAAAGCGCGCCCATGCCGTCAAAGAGCACCGACAAAGTCCAGTCGAGCTCCTCGCAGCCGCCGGCGAACATCACGTCCTGCTTGCCGTATTGAATCTGCTCGCAGGCATTGCCGATGCAATGGTTGGACGTCGCGCAGGCCGAGGAGATCGAATAATTGATGCCCTTGATCTTGAACCAGGTCGCAAGCGTTGCGGACGCCGTCGACGACATGGCCTTCGGTACGGCGAAGGGGCCGACCTTTCGCGAGGAACCTGCCTCGCGGGTCTTGTCCGCTGCCTCGATGATGGCGCGGGTCGACGGCCCGCCGGAGCCCATGATAATCCCGGTCCGCTCGTGGGAGATGTCGCCCTTTTCGAGCCCCGAATCCTCAATCGCCTGTTCCATGGCGACGTGATTCCAGGCCGTGCCGCCGCCGTGAAAACGCATGGCGCGCCGGTCGACGACCGCGCTGGCATCGAGCGTCGGCGCGCCGTGCACCTGACTGCGCAGGCCATGCTCGGCATAAGACGGCGCGAACACGATACCCGAGCGCGCTTCCCGCAGGCTGGTCAAAACCTCCTGCGTATTGTTGCCGATCGAGGATACGATCCCCATACCGGTGACGACGACCCGCCGCATCACCTTCTCCCTTTGATAGTCTGGTCCCGACGCGCCTTACGCAGTGGCGACAGCCTGATTCGCTGTGAACAGCCCGACCTTCAGATCTTTTGCGCGGTAGATGACTTCTCCGTCGGCCTTCAGCCAGCCATCGGCGATGCCGAGCGTGAGTTTGGAGCGCAGGATGCGCTTCAGCTCTATTCCGTACTCCAGTCGTTTGACGGTCGGAAGAACCATACCGGAGAATTTCACTTCGCCGACTGAAAGCGCGCGCCCTTTGCCCGGGGCGCCGAGCCAGCCGAGGAAAAAGCCGAGAAGCTGCCAAAGGGCATCGAGACCCAGGCAGCCCGGCATCACCGGATCGCCATGGAAATGGCAGGGAAAGAACCAGAGGTCGGGACGTACCTCCATCTCGGCACGGATCCGCCCCTTGCCGTATTCGCCACCTTCGTCAGCAATCTCCGAAATACGGTCGAACATCAGCATCGGAGGCAGCGGCAATTGAGCGTTGCCCTCCCCGAAAAGCTCTCCCCGCCCGCAAGCAAGGAGGTCCTCATACTCGAAATGGCTGCGCCGCTCATTCATTGCATTGGTCTTTCTGTGAGGCGGGTCATTTGGGTTCCTTAACGACAACCCGCTACCTAACATACCGCGCCGCGTAGCGAAACCGAGCCACGCGGCAACAGCGACACAGCGTCAGAGTTGTCAGAACGATACAAATTCGCATATAGGGCTAAAGGCAGCGTTCCATAAACTCTTCGACTGCCGAGAGCGAGCTGACATGACGGCTATACACAACCACAATTCGCCTGAGCAGCTGACCCGTTGGCTGCGCCGTGCCGGTCTGCGGCCGACGAGACAGCGAGTGGCCCTGGCTGGTTTGCTGTTCAAGAAGGGCGATCGGCATATTTCTGCGGAGCTTCTGCACGAGGAAGCGCAATCTATGCGCGTGCCGGTTTCGCTTGCGACGATCTACAACACCCTGCATCAGTTCACGGAAGCCGGGCTGCTGCGAGAAGTCGCAGTCGATGGGGCGCGGACCTATTTCGACACCAATGTGTCCGACCATCACCATTTCTTCGTGGAAGGTGAAAACTCGCTCATGGACATCGAAGGGCCGGTCAGCCTGACGCAGGTTCCCGAGCCCCCGGAGGGCATGGAAATCACCGCCGTCGAGGTCGTGGTGCGGGTGCGCCGGACAGATGCCTGAGACGAAAGCCGGACAGGACTTCCTCAGTTTTTGCGGCCGAAGATAGCTTTTGGCCGAACAGGGCTGCAGCCACTCGCCCTATCGTGCGTTTCCCAGACAATTGCTGCAGCGACGGGCCGCTGGGTCCGGCGCTGAAAAAGCGATCGGTCGTCAGATGGGAGGAGCTTCGATGGCCAATGTCAGGCTGAGCGGGGTCGATAAGGCCTTTGGCAAGGTCAAGGTGCTCGAGGGCATCAATCTCGACATCAAGGATGGCGAATTCGTCGTCTTCGTCGGTCCATCCGGTTGCGGCAAATCAACGCTTTTGCGTGTGATCGCCGGGCTGGAAGACATCACGCGCGGCACGCTTGAGATCGGCGGCGAAACCGTCAACGACCGCACTCCGAAGGAGCGCGGCATCGCCATGGTCTTCCAATCCTACGCGCTCTATCCGCATATGAGCGTTTACGACAACATGGCCTTCGGGCTGCGCCTCGACAAAGGTTCGGGCCGCGACGCGGTGGACAAGCGGGTGCGCGAAGCGGCGCGCATTCTCCAAATCGAGCCCTATCTCGACCGGTTGCCGAAAGAGCTATCCGGCGGCCAGCGCCAGCGCGTGGCGATCGGACGCGCGATTACCCGTGACCCGGCGGTCTTCCTCTTCGACGAGCCCTTGTCGAACCTCGACGCGGCCCTGCGCGTGCAGACGCGCATCGAGATCGCCCGGTTGCACGAGAAGATGCCCGACACGACGATGATCTATGTCACCCACGACCAGGTGGAGGCGATGACGCTCGCCGACCGCATCGTCGTCTTGAACAAGGGCCGGGTGGAGCAGGTCGGCACGCCGCTCGAGCTCTACCATCGGCCGGACAATCTGTTCGTGGCGCAGTTCATCGGTTCGCCCGCGATGAACATTCTGCCTGCCACCTTCAACACCTCGCAAAACGCGCTTCGTGTCGTCCCCGAAGGCGGCAATGGTCTCACTTTGTCGCTTCCCGAAGGCATCGCCGTCTCACAAGGCCCTGGCCATCTCGGTGTCCGCCCAGAAAGCCTCCGGCTGGTTGGCGCCGGCGAAGAGGCTCTGATCGAGGGCGAGGTGACGCTTGTCGAGCTTCTGGGCGAGGTCACGCTCGTCTACGTCGATATCGGCCGCCAAGACGATCCGGTGGTGGCAAAGCTTGCCGGGGAAGCCGCGATCGAGCGCGGAGAAAACGTACGCCTCGCCGCCGACGCCGAGGATCTGCAGCTTTTCGACAAGAGCGGCCGGGCGCTTCGCCGAGATCCGCTGCAGAAAGCTGCCTGACCGACCGTTTGCGCCCGCCGTGGCGAGGAAAGACGTGGCGTGGCGCGGAAAGATGCCGTTCAGGCAAGGACGGGGCGAGAGATAGCCAAGACCTGCAAGACAAGGCGGGAGGATGCTCGCAAGCCCACCGAGCAAGCCCCCCGGGCGGAGCCTCCGCCGACCTGTCCGCGGGCGCCGCGATCATGCGGCCGCGGCCAGCAAAGACGCGCTCTGACGATAGCTTAACGCCTCCGCCACGTGGATGCGGCGCACCTTTTCCTCCTGATCGAGGTCGGCGAGCGTGCGCGCAACCTTGAGAACACGGTGATAGCCGCGCGCCGACAAGCCCATCGCCTCTGCGGCATCGCGGATGAGGCGAGCACCGGCCTCGTCCGGAGCTGCGACGTCTTCCACGACGCGACTGCCGGCCCGCGCGTTGATGCGCAGGCCCGGGAGGCCGCGGGAGATGTAGCGCTCAGCCTGCATTGCACGCGCCGCTGCCACACGTTCGCGCACGGCCGCGCTCGGCTCCGCCTCGGCCGGCCCGATCAAATCGATGGCGGAGAGTGCCGGCACCTCGATGCGAAGATCGATGCGGTCGATCAAAGGCCCTGATAGTCGCGCCTGATAGTCGGCAGCACAGCGGGCGCCGCGGCGACAGGTATGGCCGGGCTCGCCCGCCATGCCGCAGCGGCATGGATTCATCGCCGCGATCAACTGAAACTCCGCCGGATAGGTGACACGGTGATTGGCCCGCGCAATGACGGCTTCTCCGGTCTCCAGCGGCTGGCGCAGCGAATCGAGCACGGCCGGCGTGAACTCCGGCAATTCATCGAGGAAGAGCACGCCGTGATGGGCAAGGGAGACCTCACCCGGACGCGCATTGATGCCGCCGCCGACCATCGCCGCCATGGAGGCCGAATGATGCGGCGCCCGATAAGGTCGCTGGCTCGACAGCCGCCCGCCGGCGAGCGTGCCGGCAATTGAGGAGATCATCGACACGTCGAGGAGTTCGCGCGGGGCAAGCGGCGGCAGGACCGACGGTAGCCGGCTTGCCAGCATCGATTTGCCCGCGCCCGGCGGGCCGATCATCAGCATGTTGTGGCCGCCGGCCGCGGCAATCTCCAACGCCCGTTTGGCGCTCTCCTGGCCGCGGATCTCCGAGAGGTCGGGCAGCACCTCGCTCGCCGCGCGAAGCGCGGGCTTGGGCTGTGACAGGACCTGACTGCCGGCGATGTGGTTGGCGAGCGCGATCAGGCTCTTCGGCGCCAGAATAGCGAGTTCTTCACCCGCCCAGGCAGCCTCCCCGCCGCAAGCGGCGGGACAAATGAGCCCCTTCTTCAGCGCATTGGCACTAATCGCCGCCGGCAGCACCCCCGCCACCGCTTCGATGCGCCCGTCGAGGCCGAGCTCCCCGAGCACCACATGATCACCGACTGCGTCGGCCGGAATGGCGCCCATCGCCGCCATCAGCGCAAGCGCGATCGGCAGATCGTAATGGCTGCCTTCTTTGGGAAGGTCTGCCGGGGCGAGATTGACGGTGATGCGCTTGGCTGGAAGCGCAAGACCCGAAGCATGAATCGCCGCCTGCACGCGTTCGCGGCTTTCCGCCACCGCCTTGTCGGGCAGACCGACAATGTTGAAGAGCGTGCGCCCCGGCGCGATCAGCACCTGGACATCGACCGGGATCGCTTCGACCCCACGGAACGCCACTGTCGTAACGCGAGAAACCATCGCCCACACCCCCGTTCTGATTGCAGGATGACTCAGCTTTCACACAATGACAAGAACGAAAACGGAACGCGATCCGAGGGGCGCACCTGTTGCGCAAGGGGAACATTCCGAAACGCATCGGTCACATTTTTGCGCCCTCGCCGTTCCGGTCCTTGCAAGTGCGGTTTGTGAGGACTTTATGAAGGATACATAACACTCGCGGCGGATCGACGCTGCGGGTGCGAACAGGCGGCCGGGGCACATGGTCTGCGATTCGATTGAAAAAAGGCGCGCTTCCGCGCGCCTTAGGGCTTTTTTTGCGCCGGTTTGGGCATTTATCGCCGGACCGGAGACAATGCATGCGAGAGCGGACCGGCGTTCGGTGGCAGCTGCCGTCGATCTGAGCCGGGCGATCCCGTTTGCGCGCGGAGGACGACGGCTATGCTTTGTCGATCCCGCCCGCAAAGACCGCGGCATCAAGGTACGGCGACCGGATTACACGCTCGCCGACCAGCGCCGGGCGAAATCCGCATGGAAGCGTCTGCGTCCGCTCGTGCGCTTCGATGACAACCGCCAGGACGAGCACATCCTGCGTCGCCTCGGCCAAAGGCGCGGCGAGGTCGCCTTTGCGCATGTGGCGCGGCAGTTCGGATTCGTGTCGACGAGTTTGGGGCTCGGGCTCTCGGTGGAGCTCATTCGCGACGGCGACGGCGAGATCTCACGCACGCTCGAAAGCTATCTGACGATCCACGGCTATTCGCCGGAATGTCAGGCGGCCGTCGAGGTGTTTTGCGAGCATCTCGCCACCTATCGCGTCCCGACACGAAAAATCATGCTGTGCAATGTTCTCGTCCAGGAAGACGTCGACGGCCAAATCCGCCGCCTCGTCCTCATCGACGATTTCGGCACGACCAATTATTGCCCGTTCTTCCTGCGCACCGACACCTCGCAACAGCGCAAGGTGTTGCGCAAGGTCGACGATTTCGTCGCCCGCATCCACGGCTTCGTCGCCGGCGAGGTGACGCCGTCGGCCGTCTCGCTTCTCGACTAAGCCGGCCTTGAGGGCGGGGTTCTGCCCCGCCCGTCAGCCCTTGCAGCGCTGTTCGATTGCGTCCCACACCATCGCGGCCGCGTCGATATCCGAAAAACGCTGGAGCTCGCGGATGCCGGTCGGCGAGGTGACGTTGATCTCCGTCATCACGTCGCCGATCACGTCGATGCCGACGAGGATGAAACCGCGCGCCTTGAGTTCCGGGCCGATGCGGGCGCAGATCTCGCGGTCGCGATCGGTAAGCTCGGCGGCAACGGCTTTGCCGCCGACATGCATGTTGGAGCGCGCATCGCCCACGGCCGGGATCCGGTTGATCGCACCGGCGGGCTCGCCATCAACGATGATGATGCGTTTGTCGCCCTTGCGGATCTCCGGCAGATAGCGCTGCACGACGAAGGGTTCGCGGAAGGTCGTCTCGAAGAGCTCGATCAACGAGGACAGGTTTTCGTCCCCCTCGCTGATGCGGAAGACAGCCGCTCCGCCATTGCCGTAGAGCGGCTTCAGGATGATGTCGCGGTGTTCTTCACGGAAGGCGCGGATCGCCGCAATGTCGCGCGAAATCAGCGTCTCCGGCATGAGATCAGAGAATTCGGTGACGAAGAGTTTTTCCGGCGCGTTGCGCACATGGGCGGGATCGTTGACGACGAGGGTCTTCGGATGAACCCGCTCCAAAAGATGTGTCGCCGAGATATAGGCCATGTCGAAGGGCGGGTCCTGGCGCATCAGGACGACGTCGAAATCTTCAAGTCCGAGCTGCTGTTCCGCCTCGTCCAGCTCATAGTGCCGCCCGACCTCGTCGGCGACGCTGACCGCCCGCATGCGGGCAAAGACGCGGCCGGCTTCCATCGAGAGATGCCGCGGCTCGTAATAGAAGAGGCTGTGGCCGCGCTTTTGCGCCTCCAGCATCAGCGCGAAGGTCGTATCGCCGCGAATGTCGATCTGCGCGATCGGATCCATCTGCACTGCGACTGAAAGGGCCATTGGTCTCTCCGTTCTTCTGGCTTCTGCGTTAGCCGCGCTTCGTTCCGGATGCAATCGAGTGGCCGGATGCAATCAAGTGGGCCGGGTGCAATCAATTGGGAGGGCGAAAGGCGTCCGCAAGATGCCGGGGCAAACGGAAGGGCGAGACGAGGACGAGATCGAAGCGCTGCGTGAATTGCATGGCGGCCGGATGCCGGGAGATCCAAACGCTGGCCGCGGCGCCGATGCGCCTTTCGCTGCGCGGGGTGAGCGCCCAGTCTGCGGCCTCTCTCTCACCGCGAAGCTTCACTTCGACGAAAGCGATGGTGCGGCCGCGACGAACAATGAGGTCGATTTCGCCGAGCGATGTGCGGTAGCGGCGCGCGAGGATCCGGTACCCTTTCATCATCAAGAAGAGCGCCGCCGCCATTTCGGCCATGTGGCCCTGTCGGTAGGCGCGGCGCCGCTTCTCGCTCATTGGAGGCCCCGCTCTCTCACTCCTTGCCGAGCGAAAGCGCGCGCTGATAAAGCACGCGGCGCGGCAGGCCCGTTTCCTCGGCAACCTCGCGGGCGGCATCCTTGACCCCCATCGTGCCGAGACGTTCGGCGAGCATGCGGTCAAGATCTGCTTCATCGAAGCCTGCGCCCGCCTCCTTTGGCGCGGGGGGGCCGACGATCACGACGATCTCGCCTTTGTCCTGCCCGCCGGCCGCGTCGGCAAGATCGGCGAGCGAGCCGCGCAGGAAAGTCTCGTGCAGCTTTGTCATCTCCCGACACAGGCAGACCGGCCGGTCTCCGAGAATCTCTGCCGCGTCGCGGGCGAAAGCTTGAAGCCGATGCGGCGCTTCTAGGAGGACGAGGGCGAAGGGGAGGTCAACGAACCCCTGAAGCGTATCGCGGCGGGCTTTCTCCTTCGCCGGCAGGAAGCCGAGAAAGAGCGTCGCCTCGGCGGAAATACCGGCGACGCTCAAGGCTGCGGTCAGGCTCGAGGCTCCCGGAATGGGATGGACGGCGATACCTTCTCCAGCCGCACGCGAGACGAGCCGCGTTCCGGGATCGGAGACGACCGGCGTGCCGGCATCTGTGACGAGGGCAACGGCCTCGCCCTCCGCCATCAGTTTGACGAGGCGCTCGTCGACATCGGGATGGGAGTGCTCGTGATAGGCGGTGAGGCGGGTGGTGATGCCATAGCGCGAGAGGAGTTTGCGGGTCACCCGCGTATCTTCAGCCGCAATCACATCGGCCGCGGCCAGAACCTCCAGCGCCCGGATGGTAATGTCGCCGAGATGGCCGATCGGCGTTGCCGTGACATAGAGGCCCGGCTCAAGATGCGGCGCCGTCATTTCGTGGCCCCGCATGACGAAAATTCTATCTCTGTCTCCGGCCATTCTCTGCGGCTGCCCTTGAGACGGCGCCACGCGCCGCTTATGACGAATGCCTAGGATCCAAAAGGGGCCCTGGCAACCATTCCGGGCGGGAGAGACGACGTGTTCAGGCGGAATTTTTCAATGCCGAGTGGCCTCTTCGGCTGGGTCTCAGCAACTCTCCTTTTCCTGTTTCTGGCGGGATGCACCTCGATGTCGGGGAACGGCGGCGGTAATCTGCCGGTCAATCAGGGGCCGGCCGCTCCGACCGGCGAGGTCATCGGCAGCGGGACCACGCGGGTCGCCATGCTTTTACCGCTGACGGCGACAGGCAATGCCGGCAATGCCGCGCGGGCCTTCCGCAATTCCGCCGAGATGGCGATGAGCGATTTCCCCAATGTGCCGATCTCGCTCATCGTCTATGACACCGGCGGCACACCCGCCGGTGCGCAGGCCGCCGCCGAAAAGGCTGTCGCCGAGGGAACCAAGATCGTTCTCGGACCGCTCTTTGCCTCCTCGGTGAGCGCCGCTGCACCCGTGGCGCGCCGCGCCAACGCGCCGATGGTGGCCTTCTCCTCCGACGCCGCCGTCGCCGGGCCCGGGGTCTATCTCCTGAGCTTCCTGCCGGGCTCCGATGCCGAACGCATCGTCTCCTATGCGGCGAGCGAAGGGCGGGAATCCTTTGCCGCGCTCCTGCCCAACAACGCCTATGGCACCGTCGCCGACGCGGCCTTCCGCCAGGCGGTCGCCAATGCGGGCGGACGCGTCGTGGCGATCGAGCATTACGACCTCAACGACACCGACATCCGGGCAAAAACGGCCGATATCGCTGCCATTTCCTCACGCATCGACGCGCTTTTCATTCCAGACGCCGGCCAGGCCCCAGCCCTCATTTCGCAGGCGCTCGGCTCCGCCGGCAGCAATATCAAGCTTCTGGGCAGCGGACAGTGGAACGACCCGGCCGTCCTCAACAACGGTGCGCTCGCCGGCGGCTGGTTCCCGGCGCCGACGCGGCGCACCTTCGACGGATTTGCCGCGCGCTACCGGGCCGCCTATGGCTCCGAGCCGCCACGCAATGCAACGCTCGCCTACGACGCCACGGTGCTGGCGGCCGGGCTGGTGCGGCAGAATCCGGATGATGCGTTCTCCGCGAGCCTTCTCACCAACGCCAACGGTTTCAACGGCGTGGACGGCGTCTTCCGCCTGAAATCGGACGGCACCAATCAGCGCCAGCTGGCCGTCTACGAAGTCACCGGCTCAGGCGCCCGTCTGATCGAC contains these protein-coding regions:
- a CDS encoding penicillin-binding protein activator gives rise to the protein MPSGLFGWVSATLLFLFLAGCTSMSGNGGGNLPVNQGPAAPTGEVIGSGTTRVAMLLPLTATGNAGNAARAFRNSAEMAMSDFPNVPISLIVYDTGGTPAGAQAAAEKAVAEGTKIVLGPLFASSVSAAAPVARRANAPMVAFSSDAAVAGPGVYLLSFLPGSDAERIVSYAASEGRESFAALLPNNAYGTVADAAFRQAVANAGGRVVAIEHYDLNDTDIRAKTADIAAISSRIDALFIPDAGQAPALISQALGSAGSNIKLLGSGQWNDPAVLNNGALAGGWFPAPTRRTFDGFAARYRAAYGSEPPRNATLAYDATVLAAGLVRQNPDDAFSASLLTNANGFNGVDGVFRLKSDGTNQRQLAVYEVTGSGARLIDEAPRSFSGGSGF